The Alteriqipengyuania halimionae genome contains a region encoding:
- a CDS encoding carboxylesterase/lipase family protein — MPRHAMMLASITALALCAPAAAQDPELPAATPVVKTDTGSVQGLEQGGIDAFLGVRYAAPPLGDLRFQPPEKPAAWEGVADATGYGAPCMQLYSASGPTESEMTRRIQAIFPTSTEAKMDNEDCLFLNVWTSAADDGGKRPVMVWFHGGGYAYGSGNWPAYNGRNLAEKGDVVVVTVNHRLNAFGYLNLAEKFGEEFAASGNVGNLDLVRSLEWVRDNIAAFGGDPENVTIMGESGGGSKVSHLMAMPAADGLFDKAVIQSGPGVTSGKPAEAADYADKILDTAGVETLQGLRNMRSDEIVEAVRKATRAGSAMGRGPQFGPIADGTIVPRDPFLPAAPEQSREIPVLIGYNKDEMTLFMAAQPWFGRLTEDTLTAMTGAMGEQAVAAVAAYRARYPDYSPTHLAAIAMGARFVRGTYLLADQQAKTASAPVYVYRLTWETPIGGGMLRTPHTLDIPLMFDNAAESAALVGTGEDAQTMADMMSDAWIAFARTGTPSSALLPEWKAYTPASRNVMELDVEPQLVDDPEKDIRELPSEL, encoded by the coding sequence ATGCCAAGACATGCCATGATGCTCGCATCGATCACCGCTCTCGCGCTGTGCGCGCCCGCCGCTGCGCAAGATCCCGAACTCCCGGCCGCAACCCCTGTGGTGAAGACCGACACCGGCTCGGTCCAGGGCCTCGAACAGGGCGGGATCGATGCATTCCTCGGCGTGCGCTACGCTGCGCCGCCGCTGGGCGATCTGCGCTTCCAGCCGCCCGAGAAGCCCGCCGCTTGGGAGGGCGTGGCCGATGCGACCGGCTATGGTGCGCCGTGCATGCAGCTCTATTCGGCAAGCGGGCCGACCGAGTCCGAGATGACCCGCCGCATTCAGGCGATCTTCCCGACCTCGACCGAGGCGAAGATGGACAACGAGGACTGCCTGTTCCTCAACGTATGGACCTCGGCGGCGGACGATGGCGGCAAGCGCCCGGTGATGGTCTGGTTCCACGGCGGCGGCTACGCCTACGGGTCGGGCAACTGGCCCGCCTATAATGGCCGCAATCTGGCGGAGAAGGGCGACGTCGTCGTCGTCACGGTCAACCACCGGCTCAATGCTTTCGGCTACCTCAATCTGGCGGAAAAGTTCGGCGAGGAATTTGCCGCATCGGGCAATGTCGGCAACCTCGATCTGGTCCGCTCGCTCGAATGGGTCCGCGACAATATCGCGGCCTTCGGGGGCGATCCCGAGAATGTGACGATCATGGGCGAGTCGGGCGGCGGATCGAAGGTCAGCCACCTAATGGCGATGCCTGCCGCCGACGGCCTGTTCGACAAGGCGGTGATTCAGTCCGGCCCCGGCGTGACCAGCGGCAAGCCTGCCGAGGCGGCGGATTATGCGGACAAGATCCTCGATACGGCGGGTGTCGAAACGCTCCAAGGCCTGCGCAACATGCGCAGCGACGAGATCGTCGAAGCGGTGCGCAAGGCCACTCGTGCGGGAAGCGCAATGGGACGCGGGCCGCAGTTCGGCCCTATCGCCGATGGCACGATCGTCCCGCGCGATCCTTTCCTGCCAGCCGCGCCCGAACAGTCGCGCGAAATCCCGGTGCTGATCGGCTATAACAAGGACGAGATGACGCTGTTCATGGCCGCGCAGCCGTGGTTCGGGCGGCTGACCGAGGATACGCTCACCGCGATGACCGGCGCAATGGGCGAGCAGGCGGTGGCGGCAGTCGCGGCCTATCGCGCGCGCTACCCCGACTATTCGCCGACGCACCTTGCGGCCATCGCGATGGGCGCCCGCTTCGTGCGCGGGACTTATCTGCTCGCTGACCAGCAGGCCAAGACCGCGAGCGCGCCGGTCTATGTCTATCGCCTGACGTGGGAGACGCCGATTGGCGGGGGCATGCTGCGCACGCCGCATACGCTCGATATCCCGCTGATGTTCGACAATGCGGCGGAAAGCGCGGCGCTGGTTGGCACCGGCGAGGATGCGCAGACCATGGCCGACATGATGAGCGACGCGTGGATCGCCTTCGCCAGGACCGGCACCCCGTCGAGCGCGCTGCTGCCTGAATGGAAGGCCTACACGCCCGCCAGCCGCAATGTGATGGAACTGGATGTCGAGCCCCAGCTGGTCGACGATCCCGAAAAGGACATTCGCGAACTGCCCAGCGAACTCTGA
- a CDS encoding 3-hydroxyacyl-CoA dehydrogenase NAD-binding domain-containing protein: MTSPIRTERHDKVLVIISDNPPVNALGQAVRAGLTDGIAQALSDDSVEAVVIRCDGRTFFAGADITEFGKAPKGPSLPDALDKLEASDKPVVAAIHGTALGGGCEVALACHYRVAVPSAKMGLPEVKLGLIPGAAGTQRLPRLVGAEAALPLVAIGNPISAKKAKEIGLLDAIVGEDSLAADAIAFAKSKIGQPVPRTSEGTANQDGVKNPDIFDEFRAKNGRKMRGFDAPNAAIEAVKAAGELSYAEGVKKERELFGKLMTGTQSKAMRHYFFAERAANKIDDIPADTPLIDMKKVGVIGAGTMGGGIAMNFLSAGIPVTILEMKQEALDRGTGVMRKNYENTAKRGRMTAEQVEQAMGLLTPTLEYDDLADCDLVIEAVYESMDVKKDVFGKLDEVVKDGAILASNTSYLNIDEIAATTKRPGYVLGLHFFSPANVMKLLEVVRGEKTRDDVLATAMKLSKKIGKVAAVSGVCPGFIGNRMLSQRQAQANQLILEGAKYWDVDDVLLDFGFPMGPFQMGDLAGIDIGWHRDPSKVTTIREALCAVGRFGQKADKGFYDYDEARQRTPSDEVKQIIADFAAKEGNEQRDISKDEIRERLLYPMVNEGAKILDEGMAQRASDIDVVWINGYGWPLYTGGPMFWADTIGLHTVVAGLEKHGLPVSDYLRKKAEAGESFN, from the coding sequence ATGACCTCACCCATCCGTACTGAACGCCACGACAAAGTGCTGGTGATCATCTCTGACAATCCGCCCGTCAACGCGCTGGGCCAGGCGGTGCGCGCCGGGCTGACCGATGGCATTGCGCAGGCGCTGTCCGACGATAGCGTGGAAGCCGTGGTGATCCGCTGCGACGGTCGCACCTTCTTTGCAGGGGCCGACATCACCGAATTCGGCAAGGCCCCGAAGGGACCGAGCCTGCCAGACGCGCTCGACAAGCTGGAGGCGAGCGACAAGCCGGTGGTCGCGGCGATCCATGGCACCGCGCTGGGCGGTGGCTGCGAAGTCGCACTGGCGTGCCATTACCGGGTCGCCGTGCCGAGCGCGAAGATGGGCCTGCCCGAAGTGAAGCTGGGCCTGATCCCCGGCGCCGCGGGCACACAGCGCCTGCCGCGTCTGGTCGGTGCCGAAGCCGCCCTCCCCCTCGTCGCGATCGGCAATCCGATTTCGGCGAAGAAGGCGAAAGAGATCGGCCTGCTGGACGCAATCGTTGGCGAGGACAGCCTTGCCGCCGATGCGATCGCCTTCGCCAAGTCGAAGATCGGCCAGCCCGTTCCGCGCACGAGCGAGGGCACGGCCAATCAGGACGGCGTGAAGAACCCCGACATCTTCGACGAATTCCGCGCCAAGAACGGCCGCAAGATGCGCGGCTTCGATGCGCCCAACGCAGCGATCGAAGCGGTGAAGGCTGCGGGAGAGCTATCCTATGCCGAAGGCGTGAAGAAGGAACGCGAGCTGTTCGGCAAGCTGATGACCGGCACCCAGTCAAAGGCGATGCGGCACTATTTCTTCGCCGAGCGCGCCGCGAACAAGATCGACGATATTCCAGCCGACACCCCGCTGATCGACATGAAGAAGGTCGGCGTCATCGGTGCCGGCACGATGGGCGGCGGGATCGCGATGAACTTCCTCTCCGCCGGCATCCCGGTCACCATCCTCGAGATGAAGCAGGAAGCACTCGACCGCGGGACCGGCGTCATGCGCAAGAATTACGAGAATACGGCCAAGCGCGGGCGCATGACTGCCGAGCAGGTCGAACAGGCAATGGGGCTGCTCACGCCTACGCTCGAATATGACGACCTCGCCGACTGCGATCTGGTGATCGAGGCGGTTTACGAAAGCATGGACGTGAAGAAAGACGTCTTCGGCAAGCTGGATGAGGTGGTGAAGGACGGCGCAATCCTCGCCTCTAACACCAGCTATCTGAACATCGACGAAATTGCGGCGACGACGAAGCGCCCCGGCTATGTGCTGGGCCTGCACTTCTTCAGCCCCGCCAACGTCATGAAACTGCTCGAAGTCGTACGCGGAGAAAAAACGCGCGACGATGTGCTGGCCACCGCGATGAAGCTGTCGAAGAAAATCGGCAAGGTCGCGGCAGTCTCCGGCGTGTGCCCCGGCTTCATCGGCAACCGGATGCTCTCGCAGCGCCAGGCGCAGGCGAACCAGCTGATCCTCGAAGGCGCGAAATACTGGGACGTCGACGACGTCCTACTCGACTTCGGCTTCCCGATGGGGCCGTTCCAGATGGGCGACCTCGCCGGGATCGACATCGGCTGGCATCGCGACCCGAGCAAGGTTACGACCATCCGCGAGGCGCTCTGCGCTGTGGGCCGCTTCGGCCAGAAGGCAGACAAGGGCTTCTACGACTACGACGAAGCGCGCCAACGCACCCCGTCGGACGAAGTGAAGCAGATCATCGCCGATTTCGCGGCCAAGGAAGGCAACGAACAGCGCGACATCTCGAAGGACGAGATCCGCGAGCGCTTGCTCTACCCGATGGTCAACGAAGGCGCGAAGATCCTCGACGAAGGCATGGCGCAGCGCGCCAGCGACATCGATGTGGTGTGGATCAACGGCTATGGCTGGCCGCTCTATACCGGCGGCCCGATGTTCTGGGCCGACACGATCGGGCTCCACACGGTCGTGGCCGGGCTGGAGAAGCACGGCCTGCCGGTGAGCGATTACCTGCGCAAGAAGGCCGAGGCGGGCGAGAGCTTCAACTAG
- a CDS encoding acetyl-CoA C-acyltransferase: MRDAVIVSTARTPLAKSIRGAFNATHPVQLGAWSVEATVERAGLDGKEIEDVVFGAASQGGAQGFNIGRQIALRAGLPVDVAGMTIDRQCSSGLMAIATAAKQIIVDRMDICVAGGVESITAIRNNTGKPQRDEELLKMHPNIFMPMIGTAEVVAKRYGISREDQDAYSLQSQQRTAAAQDSGKLADEIIEVSTVMNVKDRESGEVSQSEVTIAMDECNRPTTTLEGLAKLDPVMGEGHTITAGNASQLADGSAASVLMEAEVAKARGLTPMGRYVGMAVAGTKPDEMGIGPVFAIPKLLERFDLLIDDIGLWELNEAFAVQVLYCRDRLSIPDDRLNVNGGSISIGHPFGMTGARCVGHALIEGKRRGVKYVVVTMCVGGGMGAAGLFEVL, translated from the coding sequence ATGCGCGACGCCGTTATCGTGTCCACCGCCCGTACCCCGCTTGCGAAATCGATTCGCGGAGCTTTCAACGCAACCCACCCGGTCCAGCTTGGGGCATGGTCTGTCGAGGCCACGGTCGAACGCGCCGGGCTCGACGGAAAAGAGATCGAGGATGTCGTCTTCGGTGCCGCCAGCCAGGGCGGGGCGCAAGGGTTCAATATCGGCCGCCAGATCGCGCTGCGCGCCGGGTTGCCGGTCGACGTCGCAGGCATGACGATCGATCGCCAGTGTTCCAGTGGGCTGATGGCGATCGCCACCGCCGCCAAGCAGATCATCGTCGACCGGATGGACATCTGCGTCGCGGGCGGCGTGGAATCGATCACCGCGATCCGCAACAACACCGGCAAGCCGCAGCGCGATGAAGAGCTGCTCAAGATGCATCCCAATATCTTCATGCCGATGATCGGCACGGCGGAAGTCGTTGCCAAACGCTACGGCATCAGCCGCGAGGATCAGGATGCCTATTCGCTCCAGTCGCAGCAGCGTACTGCCGCCGCGCAGGACAGCGGAAAGCTGGCGGACGAGATCATCGAAGTCTCGACCGTGATGAACGTGAAGGACCGTGAGAGCGGCGAGGTCTCGCAAAGCGAAGTCACCATCGCGATGGACGAATGCAATCGGCCTACCACCACGCTGGAGGGGCTGGCGAAGCTCGATCCGGTAATGGGCGAGGGGCACACGATCACCGCCGGCAATGCGAGCCAGCTGGCCGACGGCTCGGCGGCAAGCGTGCTGATGGAGGCCGAGGTCGCCAAGGCGCGCGGGCTCACCCCCATGGGCCGCTATGTCGGCATGGCTGTTGCGGGCACCAAGCCGGACGAGATGGGCATTGGCCCGGTCTTCGCGATCCCCAAGCTGCTAGAACGGTTCGACCTGTTGATCGACGATATCGGACTGTGGGAGCTGAACGAGGCGTTCGCGGTACAGGTGCTCTATTGCCGCGACAGGCTCAGCATTCCGGATGACCGGCTGAACGTCAATGGCGGCTCCATCTCCATCGGCCACCCCTTCGGCATGACCGGCGCGCGCTGCGTCGGCCACGCGCTGATCGAGGGCAAGCGGCGCGGCGTCAAATATGTGGTCGTCACCATGTGCGTGGGGGGCGGAATGGGCGCGGCCGGCCTGTTCGAGGTCCTGTGA
- a CDS encoding class I adenylate-forming enzyme family protein has translation MASTAKPKDLAFAIGWTPPANWPARSRAECKAILTARGMRFEMDDVDIRGVKTRVWKNAPPNLRAIAMLGASHGDRTFVIYQDERVTYDAWGRAVATLAHEFQAMGIGKGDRVALAMRNLPEWPVVFFAAVTIGAICVPLNAWWTGGELAYGLANSGTKLLVCDEERWERIAELRERCPELETVLVTRHEGELDRASRLEAILGSPGAYKDLPARTLPEVEILPEDDATIFYTSGTTGKPKGALGTHRNLCTNIMSSGFGAACAVLRRGEEIPLPQPRTTLTVIPLFHVTACSAGLMGAIAAGNTMIFMYRWDPVEAFQIIEREKVNSTGGVPTIAWQLLEHPERKNYDLSSIEAIAYGGAPAAPELVRRIHQEFGALPGSGWGMTETMATVTGHSSEDYLNRPDSCGPAVAVADLKIMSEDGTRELPTGEIGELWARGPMIVKGYWDNPEATAETFIDGWVRTGDLARLDEEGWCYIADRAKDMIIRGGENIYSSEVENVLYDHPAVTDAALVGLPHHQLGEEPAAVVHLAPGTSASESELQEWVAARLAKFKVPVKIAFSSETLPRNANGKILKKELSSFF, from the coding sequence ATGGCGAGCACCGCGAAACCAAAAGACCTCGCTTTCGCTATCGGGTGGACCCCGCCTGCGAACTGGCCCGCGCGCAGCCGTGCCGAGTGCAAGGCGATCCTGACCGCGCGCGGAATGCGGTTCGAAATGGACGATGTGGACATTCGCGGGGTCAAAACTCGCGTGTGGAAGAATGCCCCGCCGAACCTGCGCGCCATCGCCATGCTGGGCGCGTCTCACGGCGACCGCACCTTCGTGATCTACCAGGACGAGCGGGTGACCTACGATGCGTGGGGCCGTGCGGTCGCCACGCTGGCGCATGAGTTCCAGGCGATGGGCATCGGCAAGGGCGACCGGGTTGCGCTGGCAATGCGCAACCTGCCGGAGTGGCCGGTCGTGTTCTTCGCCGCCGTCACCATCGGCGCGATCTGCGTTCCGCTGAACGCGTGGTGGACAGGAGGGGAGCTGGCCTATGGGCTCGCCAATTCGGGCACCAAATTGCTCGTGTGCGACGAGGAGCGTTGGGAACGGATCGCGGAGCTTCGCGAGCGGTGCCCGGAGCTGGAGACCGTGCTCGTCACTCGTCACGAGGGTGAGCTGGACCGCGCATCGCGGCTCGAAGCGATCCTCGGCTCGCCCGGCGCGTACAAGGACCTGCCTGCCCGAACGCTACCCGAAGTCGAAATCCTGCCTGAAGATGATGCGACGATCTTCTACACCAGCGGCACTACCGGCAAGCCGAAGGGCGCGCTCGGCACGCATCGCAACCTGTGCACCAACATCATGTCGAGCGGCTTCGGCGCCGCCTGCGCCGTGCTGCGCCGGGGGGAGGAAATTCCGCTGCCACAGCCGCGCACCACGCTGACCGTGATTCCGCTGTTCCACGTCACAGCCTGTTCCGCCGGGCTGATGGGCGCGATCGCGGCGGGCAATACGATGATCTTCATGTACCGGTGGGACCCGGTCGAAGCGTTCCAGATCATCGAGCGCGAGAAGGTGAATTCCACCGGCGGGGTGCCGACGATCGCCTGGCAACTGCTCGAACATCCCGAGCGCAAGAATTACGACCTCTCCAGCATAGAGGCGATCGCTTATGGCGGCGCGCCCGCCGCACCCGAGCTGGTTCGCCGCATCCACCAGGAATTCGGCGCGTTGCCCGGCAGTGGCTGGGGCATGACCGAGACGATGGCGACCGTGACCGGGCATTCCTCTGAGGATTACCTCAACCGGCCCGACAGCTGCGGACCTGCGGTTGCGGTGGCCGACCTCAAGATCATGAGCGAGGACGGCACGCGCGAACTGCCGACCGGCGAGATCGGCGAATTGTGGGCGCGCGGTCCGATGATCGTGAAAGGGTATTGGGACAATCCCGAAGCGACTGCCGAAACCTTCATCGACGGCTGGGTGCGGACCGGCGACCTTGCCCGGCTGGACGAGGAAGGCTGGTGCTACATCGCCGACCGCGCGAAGGACATGATCATCCGTGGCGGCGAAAACATCTATTCGTCGGAAGTCGAGAACGTGCTCTACGATCACCCGGCGGTGACCGATGCGGCGCTGGTCGGCCTGCCGCACCATCAATTGGGCGAAGAGCCCGCGGCAGTCGTCCACCTCGCGCCTGGCACGAGCGCGAGCGAAAGCGAGTTGCAGGAATGGGTTGCTGCCAGACTGGCGAAGTTCAAGGTGCCGGTAAAGATTGCGTTCTCGAGCGAGACCTTGCCACGCAATGCCAATGGCAAGATCTTGAAGAAAGAGCTTTCGAGCTTCTTCTGA
- a CDS encoding TetR/AcrR family transcriptional regulator → MAKKPDVTKKFGEKRSAIVHAASVLINETGVRATTLTKVARAIGLNATSVTYYFPRKDQLIVSVYAETIALMKQMAKEALAEETLEKRIAKFVRLHVALRDRIRRGERGLMTALSEIRSLDQEQQDELLFAYREMVNDVRAFFGDPADDGQRALYSARAHILIEAMLWWPVWSRRYSVLDFPRVEAKLVDILCFGLPCHRGEWKPVHLEDGDWRTSEDTEPQQNDAFLRAATVMINERGYRGASVNRIAEALNVTKGSFYHHHEAKDDLVLECFQRSYDRLSKVQMAGYDIEGSYWTRLASILNELLQLQFFDSTPLLRTTALQALDSETKVDVVMRSNRLARRFAGFLIDGFADGSVRAIDPLVASQIIMSTLNGAYEARRWAARFDAPGEAVETYLSVLSEGMLAER, encoded by the coding sequence ATGGCTAAGAAGCCTGACGTTACGAAGAAGTTCGGCGAGAAACGCAGCGCCATCGTGCACGCCGCTTCGGTTCTGATCAACGAAACCGGTGTTCGGGCCACCACGCTTACCAAGGTGGCGCGGGCGATCGGGCTCAACGCGACCAGCGTCACGTACTACTTTCCCCGCAAGGACCAGTTGATCGTCTCGGTTTATGCCGAAACCATTGCGCTGATGAAGCAGATGGCCAAGGAAGCGCTGGCCGAAGAGACGCTCGAAAAACGGATCGCCAAGTTCGTCCGGCTGCACGTAGCCTTGCGCGACCGCATCCGCCGTGGCGAGCGCGGCCTGATGACCGCCTTGTCCGAAATTCGCTCGCTCGATCAGGAACAGCAGGACGAACTGCTCTTCGCCTATCGCGAGATGGTCAACGACGTGCGTGCTTTCTTCGGCGATCCGGCGGATGACGGGCAGCGTGCGCTGTATTCGGCGCGCGCCCACATCCTGATCGAGGCGATGCTGTGGTGGCCGGTCTGGTCCCGGCGCTATTCGGTGCTCGATTTCCCCCGGGTCGAGGCCAAGCTCGTCGATATCCTTTGCTTCGGTCTCCCCTGCCATCGCGGGGAATGGAAGCCGGTGCACCTCGAAGATGGCGATTGGCGTACCTCCGAGGATACGGAGCCGCAGCAGAACGACGCCTTCCTGCGGGCAGCGACGGTGATGATCAACGAGCGCGGCTATCGTGGGGCGTCGGTGAACCGCATTGCCGAGGCGCTGAACGTCACCAAGGGCAGCTTCTACCATCACCACGAAGCGAAGGACGACCTGGTGCTGGAGTGCTTCCAGCGCAGCTACGATCGCCTCTCGAAAGTGCAGATGGCGGGCTACGATATCGAAGGATCGTACTGGACTCGCCTTGCGAGCATCCTCAACGAGCTGCTGCAACTGCAGTTCTTCGATTCCACACCGCTGCTGCGCACCACCGCGCTGCAGGCGCTCGACAGCGAGACCAAGGTCGACGTCGTGATGCGGTCCAACCGGCTCGCACGGCGCTTTGCCGGCTTCCTGATCGACGGGTTCGCCGACGGGTCGGTGCGCGCGATCGACCCGCTGGTCGCCAGCCAGATCATCATGTCGACGCTCAATGGCGCCTACGAGGCGCGGCGCTGGGCCGCCCGGTTCGACGCGCCGGGCGAGGCGGTCGAAACCTACCTCTCGGTGCTGAGCGAAGGGATGCTCGCCGAGCGCTAG
- a CDS encoding MFS transporter has translation MDPLEDPAGLEKKAGARQRALADHARFVDENLKRNYTANFIHGVLGMTGFRLIYAPTIIPAYLLLLTGSTAAVGLGAALLQLGATISPIASGSRIEHRSHILPYAIRVGSLMRLMILGLALTGYFLTGNALLFGTFACFVLLGFFTGAQRVAFQMLMSKLIPIRKRGRLQGYRNFAGGLIAAVLAWAAGNYLIEDKWLGNGYATTFLFAFLLTSAGLVVLKTMIREPAAPVSRPQMPMMQRIRQFPELLEDRDFAWFLSVQCFSTMARVGAPFWTIYAGTRLGLDGALIGGLSFVFLGSDTLSNVLWGPLGDRFGFKIIYVLALCSSVAGVTLLILGSTAVPIYAAFVLLGVGGSGWMLASTTMVLEFGEPQDTPMRLAFVTTLEGAIAAIGPVLAGLLVAASGFQPLFFIVLAAQVAALLLLIVKVREPRHRVAQV, from the coding sequence TTGGATCCGCTCGAGGATCCCGCAGGACTGGAAAAGAAGGCCGGCGCGCGGCAACGCGCGCTGGCCGATCACGCGCGCTTCGTCGATGAAAATCTGAAGCGTAACTACACTGCCAATTTCATTCATGGCGTGCTGGGAATGACCGGTTTCCGGCTGATCTACGCGCCCACGATCATTCCCGCCTACCTCCTGCTGCTGACGGGCAGCACGGCCGCCGTCGGTCTGGGTGCCGCGCTGCTGCAACTGGGCGCAACGATCAGCCCGATCGCCAGCGGTTCGCGGATCGAACATCGCAGCCACATCCTGCCTTACGCGATCCGCGTTGGCTCGCTAATGCGGCTGATGATCCTGGGCTTGGCGCTGACCGGCTATTTCCTGACCGGCAACGCGCTGCTTTTCGGGACATTCGCGTGCTTCGTGCTGCTGGGCTTCTTCACTGGCGCGCAGCGGGTCGCGTTCCAGATGCTGATGAGCAAGCTCATCCCGATCCGAAAAAGGGGACGGTTGCAGGGCTATCGCAATTTCGCGGGCGGGCTGATCGCCGCAGTGCTTGCGTGGGCGGCGGGTAACTACCTGATCGAGGACAAGTGGCTGGGCAACGGATACGCCACGACCTTCCTGTTCGCCTTCCTGCTGACCAGCGCGGGGCTGGTCGTCCTCAAGACGATGATCCGCGAACCCGCCGCGCCGGTCAGCCGCCCGCAAATGCCGATGATGCAGCGCATAAGGCAGTTCCCCGAACTTCTGGAGGATCGCGATTTCGCCTGGTTCCTGTCGGTCCAGTGCTTCTCTACGATGGCCCGCGTGGGCGCACCTTTCTGGACGATCTACGCCGGGACCCGGCTGGGGCTGGACGGAGCGCTCATCGGAGGACTGAGCTTCGTTTTCCTTGGCTCGGACACGCTGTCCAACGTCTTGTGGGGACCGCTGGGCGATCGCTTCGGCTTCAAGATCATCTACGTGCTCGCGCTGTGCAGCTCGGTCGCCGGGGTGACGCTGCTGATCCTGGGGAGCACGGCAGTGCCGATCTACGCGGCCTTTGTGCTGCTAGGTGTCGGCGGCTCCGGCTGGATGCTCGCCTCCACCACGATGGTGCTGGAGTTCGGTGAGCCACAGGACACGCCGATGCGGCTGGCCTTCGTCACCACGCTGGAAGGCGCCATCGCGGCGATCGGCCCCGTGCTGGCCGGGTTGCTGGTGGCGGCGAGCGGTTTTCAGCCGCTGTTCTTCATCGTGCTCGCGGCGCAGGTAGCGGCGCTTCTACTGCTGATAGTCAAGGTGCGCGAGCCGCGTCACCGCGTGGCGCAAGTCTAG
- a CDS encoding acyl-CoA dehydrogenase family protein encodes MAVLNEEQEMLRDMAREWATNESPVTEFRKVRASGEPEAFDHTAYGAMAEMGWAGIIIPEEHGGSDFGFLSAGLVVEELGKTLTASPLIATTLAASAIMLGGSEEQKAKWLPKLASGETIATLAVDEGPHHDPAEIATSVSDGKLAGTKGFVAEAHGADLFVVATTDGLYLVEKGDGVTLTTRRLTDQRSHADIALEGAAAEKLENGGDTLLDDVLNRARALTAAEMLGMAQIVFDTTLDYLKQRVQFNQVLSSFQALQHRMADLFAGLAQMRSAVEAGLQAVDSGVGAERAAIVAKAEANRVLHTISNEGIQLHGGIGMTDEYDIGLYLKRARVLEPTWGATGYLKNRFATLGGY; translated from the coding sequence ATGGCAGTTCTCAACGAAGAGCAGGAAATGCTGCGCGACATGGCGCGCGAATGGGCGACCAACGAAAGCCCGGTGACCGAATTTCGGAAAGTGCGCGCATCGGGCGAGCCGGAGGCTTTCGACCACACAGCTTACGGCGCGATGGCGGAAATGGGCTGGGCCGGGATCATCATTCCCGAAGAGCACGGCGGATCCGATTTCGGGTTCCTCTCCGCCGGTCTGGTGGTCGAGGAACTGGGCAAGACGCTCACCGCCAGCCCGCTGATCGCGACCACCCTCGCCGCCAGCGCGATCATGCTCGGCGGCAGCGAGGAACAGAAGGCCAAGTGGCTGCCCAAGCTTGCGAGCGGTGAGACGATCGCCACTCTTGCGGTGGACGAAGGCCCGCATCACGACCCCGCCGAGATCGCAACCAGCGTCTCGGACGGCAAGCTGGCCGGTACTAAGGGCTTCGTCGCCGAGGCACACGGGGCGGACCTGTTCGTGGTCGCCACAACCGATGGACTCTACCTGGTTGAGAAAGGCGATGGCGTCACCCTGACCACCCGCCGGCTGACCGACCAGCGCAGCCATGCCGACATCGCCTTGGAAGGCGCGGCGGCCGAGAAGCTGGAGAACGGCGGAGACACCCTGCTGGACGACGTGCTGAACCGTGCGCGCGCCCTGACCGCGGCCGAGATGCTCGGCATGGCGCAGATCGTGTTCGACACGACGCTCGATTACCTGAAGCAGCGCGTGCAGTTCAATCAGGTGCTCAGCTCGTTCCAGGCATTGCAGCACCGCATGGCCGACCTGTTCGCGGGTCTCGCGCAGATGCGTTCTGCGGTCGAAGCAGGGCTGCAGGCGGTGGACAGCGGTGTGGGGGCCGAACGTGCGGCGATCGTCGCCAAGGCCGAAGCCAACCGCGTGCTGCACACGATCAGCAACGAAGGTATCCAACTACATGGCGGGATCGGCATGACCGACGAATACGACATCGGCCTCTATCTCAAGCGCGCGCGGGTGCTCGAACCCACGTGGGGTGCCACCGGCTATCTCAAGAACCGCTTCGCAACGCTGGGCGGCTATTGA